The genomic stretch TAAAATTCGGAATGCTGGCCCTGTTAGTGGGCATGCTGGCAACTGCTTGTGGTAGTGGCTCCAACAAGAGCGCTCAGGACACGACTTCTGTACAACCTACCGAACAGGCTGCTCCTGCAGCTCCTGCTGCTACCGACACCACCCAGCACGCCGATACCAGCCATGCTGATACCAGCCACATGAAAATGTAATCGGCCAGCGTGGTCAGGATCTTACACAAAGGCTGCTCCGGCAGCCTTTATTTTTTTCTAAAAATTTTTGGAGCTTTTCAAAATCCTTTTTTATCTTTGTCCATGTATTGAAAATTATTTATGAGTTCCGCATCTGAAATAGTAAATATTAAACAAGCCACGGTGGCACATTCGCCGTTTTACTATTTCTTTTTTTATTTCTCCTTCCCTGAAGGAGGCGGGACTCGCTTGAAGCAGCCATAGTGCAAAGGAAAATGATTCATATTCAATCCCGCCTCCGAAAAAGGCGGGATTTTTTTTAAATACGGATGTATGCGCATTGCTATTCAGGGGTTTGAAGGAAGTTTTCATCAGATTGCAGCTCAGGAATATTTCCATTCCCGCCAGCTCGAAATATTACCCTGCAGCACCTTTTCAGATGTAGTCAGAAAAGTGCATCGCCGGGAGGTGGATCGGGGTGTGATGGCCATTGAAAATTCCCTGGCGGGTAGCATTTTACCCAATTATCAATTGTTGCAGCGTTATGAGTTGACTATTATCGGTGAAATTTACCTGAACATCAGGCAACATCTGATGATGCTCCCTGAATATGATCTGGACGATATCCGGGAAGTACATTCGCATCCGATGGCATTGTTGCAATGTGCTGAGTTTCTGGAAAAACATCCGGAATGGAAGCTGGTGGAAACAGAAGATACGGCATTGAGTGCCCGCCACTTGCGCCAGTACAGAGCCCGGCATGTTGCCGCTATTGCCAGCAAACTTGCTGCTGAAATCTATCAGCTGAAAATTGTGGCTCCCAACATCCACACCATGAAAAAAAATTATACCCGTTTTCTGATTTTAAGTCACGATACACAAACCAATCTTCCCGATGGTGTGAATAAGTCTTCTATTAGTTTTCAAACCGATCATACGCGGGGAAGCCTGGCGCGGGTGCTGGTGAAAATTGCCGATGGCGGTATTAATCTTTCCAAATTGCAATCCCATCCTGTGCCTGGCTCAGAGTGGAGATATTATTTCTACGTGGATATGGAATTTGACCATTTTTCCCAGTTTGAAGCCGTAATCCGGGACATTGAACCTCTGACACGCGATTTGAAGATTTTAGGTGTTTACCAAAAAGGACAAACCATATGAATAAGCTTTCACTGGCCAAGAGATTGCAGGGCACTGACGAATATTATTTTTCAAAAAAGCTTCGGGAGATCGAAGTTTTGAATCAATCCGGCGCACAGGTCATCAATCTGGGCATCGGCAGTCCGGATTTGCCACCGCATCCTGATGTAATAGCTACCCTTGCAGAGCAGGCAGCCAGGCCGGAGGTGCACGGGTATCAATCATATCGTGGAGCCAAAGCATTGCGGGAGGCCATAGCTGCATTTTACCGGCAATGGTATGGCGTGGTGTTGGATCCGGAATCAGAAATCCTTCCCCTGATAGGTTCCAAGGAAGGCATTGTGCATATCAGCATGACCTATTTGAATGAAGGTGATGAAGTACTGGTGCCTGATCCAGGCTATCCTACCTATCGGGCGGCATCACAGCTGGCAGGAGCCGTTTGCCGCACATACGCCTTGCGAGAAGATCAAGGCTGGCTGCCCGATTTTGAGGCTCTGTCCAGGATAGATTTGAGCAGGGTTAAAATCATGTGGCTTAATTATCCGCATATGCCTACCGGGACCCTGCCTACGCGTGAGTTTTTTGAACAATGTGTGGATTTTGCTTCCCGGCATGGTATTTTGCTTTGCCATGATAATCCCTACAGTTTTATTCTGAACGACAAGCCCATGAGCATGCTGTGTGTGCCCGGAGCAAAAGAGGTAGTCCTGGAGCTGAATTCCCTCAGCAAATCAGCTAACATGGCCGGATGGCGGGTGGGCATGCTTTGCGGACAGGCCGGTCGCATCAGCGAAGTACTGCGGTTCAAAAGCAACATGGATTCGGGAATGTTTCTGCCTGTGCAGCTGGCAGCGGCTAAAGCCTTGTCGTTACCTGCCTCGTGGTATCACAGCCTGAATGAAACCTATGCACGCAGGCGGGAAAAAATATGGGCATTGCTCAGGCAATTGGGTTGCACGTGGAATCCCCGGCAGGCGGGATTGTTTGTGTGGGCCCATATTCCCGCCGGCTGGCCGGATGGTTTCGCTTTCAGCGATGCAGTGCTGCATCAGGGACATGTTTTCATCACACCGGGCGGCATTTTTGGACAGCAGGGGAAAGAGTATATCCGATTGAGTCTTTGTCAGCCCGAATCTGTACTGGAAGAAGCTCTCCAACGAATTCAACTCACACATTTGCAAATTCCTGAAACTACACGCGTATGAAAATAGCTATTGTAGGAATCGGGTTGATAGGTGGATCACTGGCGCTGGAGCTGCGAAGAACAGGGATCGCTACTAGGCTTATTGGCGTAGAGGCTAATTCCCGGCATGCATCCCAGGCATTGGAAAGAAAGCTGGTAGATGAGATTTGTGAACTCCCCGATGCCATCCGCAAAGCAGATATGGTGGTGATGGCCGTACCGGTGAACGCCCTGCTGCATTTGCTCCCTGCCGTACTGGATCAGACCGACAGACAGATTGTGGTGGAAGTGGGTTCAACCAAGGAAAAAATTCTTCAGGCTGTTGCAAACCACCCGCGCAGGGGCCGGCTGGTGGCATCCCATCCCATGGCAGGTACGGAATATTCAGGTCCTGAGGCTGCTGTTGAAAAATTGTTTTGTGGGAAAAACGTGGTGCTTTGCAATATTGATGAAAGTGATCCCGACGCCGTAGAACAGGTGAAAAAAATGTATGAAACATTGGGTTGCCGGCTTATCTACATGGATGCGGCTTCCCACGATCTGCATGCAGCTTATGTTTCTCATATTTCGCATATCACCTCATTTGCGCTGGCACTTACGGTGCTGGAAAAGGAAAAAGAAGAAAAAGCCATTTTCGATCTGGCAAGCGGAGGTTTTGCTTCAACGGTACGTCTGGCCAAAAGCTCGCCCGACACTTGGATTCCGATCTTTCAGCAAAACCGGCATAATGTGCTGGATGTGTTGTATGAACATATTCATCAGCTGAAACGCATTAAGCAAATGCTGGTGGATGAAGATTATGAAGGATTCTATAAACTTATCCAGGAAGCCAATGCGATCCGGAAAATTATTCATTGACAAATAACATTAATAAATAAACAATTTGACAAACCTTTAATTTGCATTCTTATGGAAAAAGTTGCAACTGCCCAGTCCATCTGGCAGAAACTTCAGCAGAAACAACCGGTGATTATTTCCGGTCCATGCAGCGCCGAAACCGAATTTCAGGTGCTGGAAACTGCTATCAGGCTGGCCAAAACCGGCAAGGTCGACGCTTTCAGGGCAGGTGTATGGAAGCCACGTACCAAACCTGGCATGTTTGAAGGTGTGGGTACCGAAGCCCTGCAATGGCTCAAGAAAGCAAGAGAAATTACCGGGCTGCCGCTGATTGTGGAAGTGGCTACAGCCCGCCATGTGGAAGAATGCCTGAAGGAGGGCATTGACATGGTATGGATTGGTGCCCGTACCACCGTGAATCCGTTTTCCGTGCAGGAACTGGCCGATGCGCTGCAGGGAACAACCATTCCGGTTTTTATCAAAAATCCGCTCAATCCGGATCTGGAACTCTGGCAGGGAAGCATTGAACGACTGAAAAAAGCCAATATCGCCCACGTAGGTGTCATTCACCGGGGTTTCTCCAACTACGGCAATACGGAATACCGCAACGCGCCTATGTGGCATATTCCCATTGAACTGAAACGGCGCATGCCAGAACTGCCCATGTTGTGTGATCCCAGCCATATCTGCGGGCGTCGGGATCTGCTGTTTGAAGTAGCCCAGAAAGCCATTAACCTGGATTACGACGGGCTGATGATTGAAACCCATATTGATCCGGACAACGCCTGGAGCGATGCCAAACAACAAATCACGCCCGAGCGGCTTGCAGAGCTGCTTCAACAAATAGAATGGAGGCAGGAAACCACTGAGAAGGAAGCCTTTTTGAATGCGCTGGCCAAATTCCGGGAACAAATCAATCATATTGACGATGAAATCCTTACCCTGCTGGGCAATCGCATGAAAATTGCCGAGAAAATCGGGATCTACAAAAAGGAAAACAATATTACCATCCTGCAAACCAACCGCTGGAATGAAATCCTTGAAAAAGCATTGAAAAAAGGAGAAAAACTGGGTTTAAGCAAGGATTTTATCCTGAAATTTTATGATGCCGTGCATCTGGAATCTATCAACCGGCAGCATAAAGTAATGATGGATTACGATCATCCGCAGCAAACATCCTGATTATGCCATCTGCAAAGCTTATTCATCATACCATCGGCCAGGAGGTTACCGATTATTATGTGGGGTATTCCTGGGAACGGCTGCGTGAATTGGTTCCGGCTGATCGTACGGTGTTGCTGGTGGATGAACAGGTAGCCCGGCATCATCCCCGGCTCACGGAAGGCTGGCAAACCTTGATTGTCCCATCCGGAGAAGCTAGCAAAAGCTGGGAAATGATGCACCATCTGATTGATGCTTTGTGCCAACTACAAGCCGATCGCAGCTGGCATCTGGTGGGGGTAGGGGGTGGGGTGGTTACGGATCTGGCAGGTTTTCTGGCGGCTGTGTATATGCGAGGCCTGGCATTTGGCTTTGTGCCTACCACGCTGCTGGCTCAGGTAGATGCCAGCATAGGAGGCAAAAACGGAATTGATTTCGGAAAATATAAG from Thermoflavifilum aggregans encodes the following:
- a CDS encoding prephenate dehydratase, giving the protein MRIAIQGFEGSFHQIAAQEYFHSRQLEILPCSTFSDVVRKVHRREVDRGVMAIENSLAGSILPNYQLLQRYELTIIGEIYLNIRQHLMMLPEYDLDDIREVHSHPMALLQCAEFLEKHPEWKLVETEDTALSARHLRQYRARHVAAIASKLAAEIYQLKIVAPNIHTMKKNYTRFLILSHDTQTNLPDGVNKSSISFQTDHTRGSLARVLVKIADGGINLSKLQSHPVPGSEWRYYFYVDMEFDHFSQFEAVIRDIEPLTRDLKILGVYQKGQTI
- a CDS encoding pyridoxal phosphate-dependent aminotransferase, with product MNKLSLAKRLQGTDEYYFSKKLREIEVLNQSGAQVINLGIGSPDLPPHPDVIATLAEQAARPEVHGYQSYRGAKALREAIAAFYRQWYGVVLDPESEILPLIGSKEGIVHISMTYLNEGDEVLVPDPGYPTYRAASQLAGAVCRTYALREDQGWLPDFEALSRIDLSRVKIMWLNYPHMPTGTLPTREFFEQCVDFASRHGILLCHDNPYSFILNDKPMSMLCVPGAKEVVLELNSLSKSANMAGWRVGMLCGQAGRISEVLRFKSNMDSGMFLPVQLAAAKALSLPASWYHSLNETYARRREKIWALLRQLGCTWNPRQAGLFVWAHIPAGWPDGFAFSDAVLHQGHVFITPGGIFGQQGKEYIRLSLCQPESVLEEALQRIQLTHLQIPETTRV
- a CDS encoding prephenate dehydrogenase, with the protein product MKIAIVGIGLIGGSLALELRRTGIATRLIGVEANSRHASQALERKLVDEICELPDAIRKADMVVMAVPVNALLHLLPAVLDQTDRQIVVEVGSTKEKILQAVANHPRRGRLVASHPMAGTEYSGPEAAVEKLFCGKNVVLCNIDESDPDAVEQVKKMYETLGCRLIYMDAASHDLHAAYVSHISHITSFALALTVLEKEKEEKAIFDLASGGFASTVRLAKSSPDTWIPIFQQNRHNVLDVLYEHIHQLKRIKQMLVDEDYEGFYKLIQEANAIRKIIH
- a CDS encoding chorismate mutase; this translates as MEKVATAQSIWQKLQQKQPVIISGPCSAETEFQVLETAIRLAKTGKVDAFRAGVWKPRTKPGMFEGVGTEALQWLKKAREITGLPLIVEVATARHVEECLKEGIDMVWIGARTTVNPFSVQELADALQGTTIPVFIKNPLNPDLELWQGSIERLKKANIAHVGVIHRGFSNYGNTEYRNAPMWHIPIELKRRMPELPMLCDPSHICGRRDLLFEVAQKAINLDYDGLMIETHIDPDNAWSDAKQQITPERLAELLQQIEWRQETTEKEAFLNALAKFREQINHIDDEILTLLGNRMKIAEKIGIYKKENNITILQTNRWNEILEKALKKGEKLGLSKDFILKFYDAVHLESINRQHKVMMDYDHPQQTS